From Benincasa hispida cultivar B227 unplaced genomic scaffold, ASM972705v1 Contig32, whole genome shotgun sequence, a single genomic window includes:
- the LOC120069349 gene encoding 50S ribosomal protein L27-like, which yields MLNIATTFCKRLNVKDLVTTVPVYSSFSDGAATGLSLLFRRWATKKTAGSTKNGRDSKPKNLGVKKFGGERVTPGNIIVRQRGTRFHPGDYVGMGKDHTLFALKEGCVNFEKHKLSGRKWVHVIPKEGHVLHPIYATTSTSPELKTTT from the exons ATGCTTAATATTGCGACCACGTTTTGCAAGCGGCTGAATGTCAAGGATTTGGTGACCACTGTTCCTGTATATAGCAGTTTTAGTG ATGGAGCTGCTACTGGATTAAGCTTATTATTCAGACGTTGGGCTACCAAAAAGACAGCTGGGTCGACTAAAAATGGACGAGACTCGAAACCCAAGAATCTTGGTGTAAAGAAATTTGGTGGGGAG AGAGTTACTCCTGGTAACATTATCGTTCGTCAACGGGGCACTCGGTTTCATCCTGGAGATTATGTTGGAATGGGGAAGGATCACACTCTTTTTGCCCTGAAAGAAGGCTGTGTCAATTTCGAAAAGCACAAGCTGAGTGGACGTAAGTGGGTGCATGTTATACCGAAGGAAGGGCACGTTCTTCATCCTATTTATGCAACTACTTCTACTTCCCCAGAATTGAAGACAACAACATGA